The stretch of DNA CTTGTCCACCGCGATATCAAACCGGGTAACGTCTTTGACGACCTCGGCATTGTCAAAGTGGGTGACTACGGACTAAGCAAGTTCATCTCGGCTACCCATCGCGGTGGTCACACCGAAAGCGTGGGCACGTTCCACTACATGGCGCCTGAGATTGGCCGGGGGCAATACGGCCGCGAAATTGATATCTATGCACTCGGCATATTGCTATACGAGTTGCTGACAGGCACCGTTCCCTTTGACGGCGAGAGTTGTCATGAGATCATTGTGAAGCATCTAACTGCGACGCCTGATCTAAGCGATGTGGCCGAACCTTACCGCTCGACGATCGCGAAGTGTCTTGAAAAAGATCCGAGCCGCCGGTTTTCAAATGTTGATGCGATGCTCTCTTCCATTGGACTGACTCAACCGTCCTTTGCTGGTACCAGCGCGGTCGCGATGCCGATCATGGCGAGCCTTGTCGGACAAAAGGATCGACCGCTTCCGCAAATGTCGCCGGCGACGCCCTTTTCATCTGGAACAACCGACTCAATCCAATCTGTTACGCCCGTCCAAAGTAAGCCGATCCCTACGGTCGACGAACCGCTTGCCCGCGCTTTGCGAACGAGCTTTAGCGATCTAGGGCAATGGTGGCGTACGCTTGATCGTTCGCCCGGTGCCAAAGCGTTTACCGTTGCGGCAGGCATCATTGTGGTGCTGATCAATACCCATTGGTTGCTGCCGTTTCTATCAGTGGTGGCGGTGGTTTACGTGCCGTACTACGTCGTGAGACAAATGGTTCTTCACGTGCGCCAACAGCCCTCTTACGCACAAGCGCAGCGTATTGCTACCGCCAATGGCGTTCCCGTACGTGCGCTAAGCAAGAGTCAGTGGCGTCATCATGTTCGTTCGCAGCTTCGGGCTAAGCATTCCGTTCACCGAATCGCCGAGCTCAACACATCTTGGATCGCGACCATCTTTACCGTTTCGATGCTAGGTTTGATTGCTGGTATTGTTGGGCTTCGCACGGGGCCAATAACACCCATGACGATCGCCCCTTACGGTTTCGTTGCCGCAGTGGTGTTACTTGCTTCGGTTAGTCTGTTGGGTCTAGGCAAATTGTGGGAACGAGAGGACGGCGAAGGGTTGACTCGTCGCTTGGTGCTATCCGGTGTAGGAGCCGCGATCGGTTTTGCCGCGTATTCGCTTAATCAATTCTTGATGTTGCCCGTTGATCAGGGTTTGATCCGCGACGTGGATGCTTCAGCACTCCCACAAGCACTTTACTCGCCGGATGGCGTTCCCACGGTTGCCGCGATGATGGCTCACTTTGCATTGCTGTTTGCTGCTTTGCGTTGGTGGAAGCCTATCGATCCGATTCGTCGCACGAGACTAAGCTTGTGGGCTGTTGCAGTCGCCGTCGTGGGCGAATGGGCCGTGCACCAGATGTTACCCATTCCGCAACCTACCGGCATGTTGATCGCAGGTGGGATCGCGATCGCAGTCCAAATGTCAGCACCTTGGATTAACCCTAAAGCGACGGACCAGAAGCTTGGCCCGCGAGTGGCACCGGCGGGCGATTGGGCCGCGGTCAATGAAACGAACCAGCAACGAGACTACGTGGGATCGGGAGGTGCCGTATGAGTGCTTTAAGTAATATGACTTGGTGGTTGGGAACAAGCGGCGCTTGGGTGATGCTCGCGATAGCAGCACCAGCGATAACAGCACCAGCTCGGGCCGATGAAGCTCGTGATGAAGTGGTGCAACAGTCCGACACGGTTTCGGATGGTTCCATTTCGGAATCAAGCGGTTCCACACTGGTCGATTCCGAGCAGAGCGATTCTAACCAAGTTGATTCTGACTTGGCGGAATCGGTGTCAAAATCTGGCGAGCTCTCAGTGCCACCTCTTGATCACGTTGAATATCCTTCATCGCGTCCGGATTGGGTGAGTAACAAGCCTGATTTTTCAAGCAGCAGTGACACCATCGTCGTTGTGGCCGGGCCGTGTGAAACGAAGGAAGAATGTTTAGAAGAACTGCGTTGGATGCAGCGAGCAGCCATCACTACGTATATCGCTCGCCTGGTTGAACAAGCTGGCGGAGCAGACTTCTACACGTTCTCGGATGAAGAGGTCGCCGGTAATTTGGTGGCTCGCCAGTACGTTGGTCAGGTGACCGCGGGTGGCTCACCCAAGTACGAACACGCGGTGGAATTGCGGTTTGATCCGAAGGTTAAACGCGACATTATCGATGCTTGGAAGAATCAGGAAGTGGGCGACCGTTTAAGCGCACTTGGCGCGGTGACATCGCTCGGGGCCGTTTTGCTGCTGTGTTCGGGTGGATTGATCGGCATCGCCAGTCGCCGAGTGTCTAAGCGAGAGAATGCCGCAAGCTAACTCGGGCAGCGGTTTGCTTGCTGAGTTGTCGAGGAAAAAGAGACGTCTACGCGGCCGATTTTACTCAGGCTGCCGTGGTTAGTGTCCGGTTCCCGGAGGCTATTTTTATTTGGCGTTCCCACGCGAATTCGATCGGTATC from Rubripirellula amarantea encodes:
- a CDS encoding serine/threonine-protein kinase; this encodes MNVAPRDRDGLGPLGGVNSLGETKAEGKRPFLDGVLDKLRRKQPDQVMQNGSLEFSLDGDLDVIPGERSLSSTQVLGTQYPPAMQFTYSAGSKPLPRYTVRRGIGVGGFGEVYFAVSDSGKEVALKRIQRNLEVELRGVSHCLNLKHPNLVSLFDVCQDDDEQWWVVMEYVAGLNLRQVLDDHPNGLPLDEVNRWFSAIAAGVGHLHTSGLVHRDIKPGNVFDDLGIVKVGDYGLSKFISATHRGGHTESVGTFHYMAPEIGRGQYGREIDIYALGILLYELLTGTVPFDGESCHEIIVKHLTATPDLSDVAEPYRSTIAKCLEKDPSRRFSNVDAMLSSIGLTQPSFAGTSAVAMPIMASLVGQKDRPLPQMSPATPFSSGTTDSIQSVTPVQSKPIPTVDEPLARALRTSFSDLGQWWRTLDRSPGAKAFTVAAGIIVVLINTHWLLPFLSVVAVVYVPYYVVRQMVLHVRQQPSYAQAQRIATANGVPVRALSKSQWRHHVRSQLRAKHSVHRIAELNTSWIATIFTVSMLGLIAGIVGLRTGPITPMTIAPYGFVAAVVLLASVSLLGLGKLWEREDGEGLTRRLVLSGVGAAIGFAAYSLNQFLMLPVDQGLIRDVDASALPQALYSPDGVPTVAAMMAHFALLFAALRWWKPIDPIRRTRLSLWAVAVAVVGEWAVHQMLPIPQPTGMLIAGGIAIAVQMSAPWINPKATDQKLGPRVAPAGDWAAVNETNQQRDYVGSGGAV